In one window of Gossypium arboreum isolate Shixiya-1 chromosome 4, ASM2569848v2, whole genome shotgun sequence DNA:
- the LOC128291605 gene encoding uncharacterized protein LOC128291605, whose product MDPIKFTEMKLVDDEDVETMVALYCHSNQNAPMHLFAELAIVESTEDPTPLGEEDGPQELCMVVPISYVGSQSTTHGINIDLNATPETDVGGDDVYQSSYPSDYEVDIDSDPDVDDVPDDIDDEGVNEDGNINASLVGNQIRRIVIHNNPGAYMSRIDPDAAHAAEFPEYLEILPAHQMAIYSDPEELFVGQRFEKGCNWRIRAAFIQKYQIWEIRKFVGPHTCTSTRMTEDHRKLDSKTICTCIMPMVEDMPTIKVWVLITEMQARFQYRVSYRKAWITKQMAIEQLYGHFDASYNELQGWIAAMREYVSGIVIELQT is encoded by the exons ATGGATCCCATAAAATTCACCGAAATGAAACTTGTAGACGATGAAGATGTGGAGACAATGGTCGCTCTTTACTGCCATAGCAACCAAAATGCACCGATGcacttatttgctgagttagctaTTGTGGAGTCAACAGAAGATCCAACTCCattaggtgaagaagatggacctcAAGAGTTGTGTATGGTGGTTCCGATATCATATGTTGGTAGTCAATCAACTACACATGGGATCAACATTGATCTTAATGCTACACCCGAGACTGATGTGGGTGGTGATGATGTATACCAAAGTAGTTATCCTTCTGATTATGAAGTCGATATTGATAGTGATCCCGACGTGGATGATGTCCCAgatgatattgacgatgaaggCGTGAACGAGGATGGAAACATTAATGCATCTTTAGTCGGGAACCAGATCCGTcgtattgtgatacacaataatcctGGGGCATACATGTCTCGGATAGACCCCGATGCGGCGCATGCAGCCGAGTTCCCGGAGTACCTTGAGATACTACCTGCTCACCAGATGGCCATATATTCTGATCCTGAGGAGTTGTTTGTGGGCCAGAGATTCGAAA AAGGCTGCAATTGGCGGATACGAGCTGCATTTATCCAGAAGTATCAGATATGGGAGATAcgaaaatttgttgggcctcacacatgtACTTCAACACGAATGAcagaagatcatcgaaaacttgattcgAAAACTATCTGTACATGCATCATGCCAATGGTTGAAGACATGCCGACCATTAAAGTTTGGGTATTAATTACCGAAATGCAGGCACGATTCCAGTATCGAGTATCATACCGAAAGGCATGGATAACTAAACAGATGGCAATAGAGCAATTGTACGGACATTTCGATGCATCGTACAATGAGTTGCAGGGATGGATTGCGGCAATGAGGGAGTACGTATCGGGGATTGTCATTGAGTTGCAGACATGA
- the LOC128291606 gene encoding uncharacterized protein LOC128291606, with protein sequence MFWTFDLCVRAFPHCKPFVQVDGTWLYGKYTQILLIAIAQDENRNVLPIAFAIVDKENMESWEFFLTNLRRRSGVPWRSVYCIRYIAANFHRDYKNTDWKRQVVKMAYELEPHIFRQRMTWLESDMEGQTNTSFRQWLGSMEPWQWAQSFDEGFRYGQITINLVERINAVLLKMRRLPISSVFSATFYRLATLMPRMGQQQVNRMEAGHVFVEHTIGRRPSIPPRSYGVDLRNRRCDCRRFQTLHDPCAHVVATCAKVSLNVDQFIDEVYRLERTLRVWENEFPVLPDLSTWEVPQMTFELIPDKGLRRNPRGRLQSSRIRNEMKIREKSDGKLCGVCRLVGHNRSNCPLRNYQTGQSSRSDRN encoded by the exons ATGTTTTGGACATTTGATCTATGTGTGCGTGCATTTCCCCACTGTAAGCCATTTGTGCAAGTGGATGGAACATGGCTATACGGTAaatatacacaaatcttacttattGCGATTGCTCAAGACGAGAACAGGAACGTGCTACCAATTGCGTTTGCCATCGTAGATAAAGAAAACATGGAGTCGTGGGAATTCTTTCTTACAAATCTGCGGAG GCGTTCTGGTGTACCATGGAGATCCGTTTACTGCATACGGTACATTGCGGCTAACTTTCATCGAGATTATAAGAATACAGATTGGAAGagacaagttgtgaaaatgg CTTACGAGCTAGAACCACACATTTTTCGGCAGAGGATGACTTGGCTTGAGAGTGACATGGAAGGTCAGACGAACACATCTTTCCGACAATGGTTGGGTAGCATGGAGCCatggcaatgggctcaaagttttgacgagggctttcgttATGGTCAAATAACGATAAACTTGGTGGAGAGGATTAACGCTGTGTTGTTGAAAATGCGACGTCTTCCGATTTCATCTGTCTTCTCAGCTACATTCTATaggttggctaccttgatgccaagaatgggtcagcAACAAGTCAACCGGATGGAGGCAGGACACGTGTTTGTCGAAcat ACCATCGGTCGTCGACCCAGTATTCCACCTAGGTCATACGGGGTTGATCTCCGAAATAGACGGTGCGATTGTAGGAGGTTCCAAACACTTCATGATCCTTGTGCACATGTTGTGGCAACTTGTGCTAAGGTCTCGCTCAATGTAGATCAATTTATCGATGAGGTGTACAGACTTGAACGCACGTTGCGTGTATGGGAGAATGAGTTTCCTGTACTTCCTGACCTATCTACTTGGGAGGTTCCTCAGATGACCTTTGAGCTTATCCCAGACAAAGGCTTGCGTAGGAACCCGAGAGGTCGTTTGCAATCATCAAGAATCCGTAACGAAATGAAAATTAGAGAGAAATCAGACGGGAAGCTGTGTGGAGTATGCAGATTAGTTGGTCACAATCGGAGTAATTGCCCACTCCGAAATTACCAAACTGGACAATCATCGCGATCGGATAGAAATTAA